In a single window of the Lebetimonas sp. JH292 genome:
- a CDS encoding TOBE domain-containing protein, giving the protein MNKIKAELINIENKNNINLLTFKSVNETIKVVMLEINFEIKNEAFLFFKPTMVSLSKEKCKSTIENNLAAVVEKIEIGEIFTNIYCNFNNEEIEVLILKESFEKLNINIGEKVFLMIRASEIGVSVD; this is encoded by the coding sequence ATGAATAAGATAAAGGCCGAATTAATCAATATTGAAAATAAAAACAATATAAATTTATTAACGTTTAAAAGCGTTAATGAAACGATAAAGGTTGTTATGCTTGAGATAAATTTTGAAATTAAAAATGAAGCTTTTCTATTTTTTAAACCGACGATGGTTTCTTTGTCAAAAGAAAAATGTAAAAGCACAATAGAAAATAATTTAGCGGCTGTAGTTGAAAAAATTGAAATTGGTGAAATTTTTACAAATATTTATTGTAATTTTAACAATGAAGAAATAGAAGTGTTGATTTTAAAAGAATCATTTGAAAAATTAAATATTAATATAGGAGAGAAGGTTTTTTTAATGATTAGGGCAAGTGAAATAGGAGTCAGTGTTGATTGA
- the modB gene encoding molybdate ABC transporter permease subunit codes for MIDLTPFFLSFKLAFSVTLILLFVGIPFSYFLSNTKSKIKPVLEALSALPIVLPPSVLGFYLLILLSQNSFIGKIIYEIFNIKLVFTFEGLVVASSIYSFPFMIQPLQNGFDNIDKKLIEASFLSGKGKLTTLFKIILPNMKSSIMTAVIITFAHTVGEFGVVLMVGGSIPGKTEVASVAIYDYVEMMDYKSAHFYSAIMLIISFLVLLFVYIFNEKQKRKYELF; via the coding sequence TTGATTGATTTAACACCGTTTTTCCTTTCATTTAAACTGGCTTTTTCAGTAACGCTTATATTGCTTTTTGTAGGTATTCCGTTTTCTTATTTTCTTTCAAATACAAAATCAAAAATAAAACCGGTTTTAGAGGCGTTAAGCGCGCTTCCTATAGTGTTACCTCCTTCAGTGCTCGGATTTTATCTGCTTATTTTATTATCACAGAATTCATTTATAGGAAAAATAATTTATGAAATTTTTAATATAAAACTTGTTTTTACATTTGAAGGGCTTGTTGTCGCAAGCAGTATATATTCTTTTCCGTTTATGATTCAGCCTTTGCAAAACGGATTTGATAATATAGATAAAAAATTGATAGAGGCCAGCTTTTTAAGCGGTAAAGGGAAATTAACCACACTTTTTAAAATAATACTTCCCAATATGAAGAGTTCGATAATGACTGCGGTTATTATTACTTTTGCCCATACTGTGGGTGAATTCGGGGTTGTATTGATGGTGGGTGGTTCAATTCCAGGAAAAACTGAGGTAGCAAGTGTTGCAATATATGATTATGTAGAAATGATGGATTATAAATCAGCTCATTTTTACAGTGCCATAATGCTTATTATAAGTTTTTTGGTTTTATTGTTTGTATATATTTTTAATGAAAAGCAAAAGAGAAAATATGAATTATTTTAA